Proteins from one Plasmodium cynomolgi strain B DNA, chromosome 10, whole genome shotgun sequence genomic window:
- a CDS encoding merozoite surface protein 3 (MSP3;~putative) encodes MKSNLKITLYIIFLFWYVHIEDAQKCATVNAETPNLRNGWSIKNGTLHNGENNLNGKYADYLNDTVEGNSNMEEMEEGLSGQSEEAVAKAQQEESDSQQKNEQAQANVEGKEKDAETKDKQAEDNEKIALEQTKEEAAEAAEKAAQAAEAATQAAEAAQKEAKDASNKITGENKTVNRATLATKEAKHATTLQKAQEESTKAKDAEARANEERIIAELAAAVAKAEAAKDEAEKELEKAKEAEEQAKALETANGAEKAKEKAKEEAEKAKKQLDKAEELAKQVSLAEYKVTKESVSDAKEKASEAQQAANAAKLAKDLAVKAAKLATHILKAEQAKKEAQQAKEDALKVKTEAEKYSGESNAEKAKEAATKAEKAATTATEKATEAEKEAAAAITEANENLEEIPNKEEVVKGKTEKAITLSEEAVKAKNEALIEVEVAKAEAAKEEANKAQIAAGEAKAEAEKAAQTAPLNEVTEAKGKAERMATLAKEKAETAAKEAKETNDYAGRLRDKEKTEKTEDVTKKIEVLKGKTEKASNAAEEAKKAQTIAELAMAVAKAVVAKDQAKKAQDAAEDAKEQAEEAAKTVQTKSKGEAASAAEKARENAKKAEDAANEVSLKAKEAEEEVNNNWGNEEKKADITNKVNHVKEKTSGSINASEGANRAKEVAEIALKVVHAEVENIKAKKAVTAAGAAKDDAKKAVESAEKSTKEAESAEEDAETAKEEGKEAEKKAQEAVDNAHAAQAQLKIAEEELETAKGATSMETLIQAKTKALAAVEEAITKAQAAEAAANEAKNNAAKAAEAAEKAKKAAEESATKKEHKILEIVKKYSKEGYNGVDNDEQVLNEIEEQGNEEKEEEEEEDADHIVPKDVEIGDDNEEEEEEEEEEGEEEEEEEEEVKEDEEVKEEKETKEEGQAQSSAHKSSVAELENEKKQSKEENDKPPSDNNAHTLLEDNYKNFMDFKKKTEGMTKNIIKTIDGDTEVLDTLKDFANDVDLFILNL; translated from the exons atgaagtccaatttgaaaattaccctttacatcatttttttattttggtaTGTGCACATCGAAGATGCTCAAAAGTGTGCGACTGTAAATGCTGAAACGCCAAATTTAAGAAATGGATGgtcaataaaaaatggcaccttacacaatggagaaaataatttaaatggaaaatatgcTGATTATCTGAATGACACAGTTGAGGGGAATTCCAATATGGAAGAAATGGAGGAAGGATTATCGGGACAATCTGAAGAAGCAGTAGCTAAGGCACAACAAGAAGAATCCGAttcacaacaaaaaaatgaacaagcgCAAGCAAATgtagaaggaaaagaaaaagatgcAGAAACAAAAGATAAACAAGCAGAAGATAATGAGAAAATAGCATTAGAACaaacaaaagaagaagcagcagaagcagcagaaaAAGCGGCAcaagcagcagaagcagcgACAcaagcagcagaagcagcacAAAAGGAGGCAAAGGATGCAAGCAATAAAATAACTGGTGAAAACAAAACTGTAAACAGGGCAACATTAGCAA CcaaagaagcaaaacatGCAACAACATTACAAAAAGCACAAGAAGAATCCACAAAGGCCAAGGATGCAGAAGCAAgagcaaatgaagaaagaatAATAGCAGAACTAGCAGCCGCAGTAGCAAAAGCAGAGGCAGCAAAAgatgaagcagaaaaagaattGGAAAAAGCAAAGGAGGCAGAGGAACAAGCAAAAGCCTTAGAAACGGCAAATGGTGCcgaaaaggcaaaggaaaaggctaaagaagaagcagaaaaggctAAAAAACAACTAGACAAAGCAGAAGAATTAGCAAAGCAAGTAAGTTTAGCAGAGTACAAAGTAACAAAGGAATCAGTATCGGATGCAAAAGAGAAAGCTTCAGAAGCACAACAAGCGGCGAATGCAGCAAAACTTGCAAAAGATCTAGCGGTAAAGGCAGCAAAACTAGCAACACATATATTAAAAGCGGaacaggcaaaaaaagaagcacaacAAGCAAAAGAAGATGCACTAAAGGTAAAAACAGAAGCTGAAAAATATTCAGGTGAATCTAATGctgaaaaagcaaaagaagcaGCAACTAAGGCAGAAAAGGCAGCGACTACAGCAACCGAAAAAGCTACGGAAGCGGAAAAGGAAGCCGCAGCTGCGATAACAGAAGCAAATGAAAATCTAGAAGAAATACCAAACAAAGAAGAAGTGGTAAAGGGAAAGACAGAAAAAGCAATAACATTATCAGAAGAAGCtgtgaaagcaaaaaatgaagcattaATAGAAGTAGAAGTAGCAAAGGCAGAAGcggcaaaagaagaagctaATAAGGCGCAAATCGCAGCAGGTGAAgcaaaagcagaagcagaaaaggctGCGCAAACGGCACCATTAAATGAAGTAACTGAAGCAAAAGGCAAAGCAGAAAGAATGGCCACTCtagcaaaggaaaaggcagaaaCGGCAGCaaaggaagcaaaagaaacaaatgaCTATGCAGGCCGTTTAcgagataaagaaaaaacagaaaaaacagaagatgtaacaaaaaaaatagaggtgcttaaaggaaaaacagaaaaggccTCAAATGCAGCAGAAGAAGCCAAGAAGGCGCAAACAATAGCAGAGCTCGCAATGGCTGTAGCCAAAGCAGTGGTAGCAAAGGACCAGGCGAAAAAAGCGCAAGACGCGGCTGAGGATGCAAAAGAGCaagcggaagaagcagcaaaaaCGGTGCAAACAAAATCAAAAGGTGAGGCAGCAAGCGCTGCGGAGAAAGCAAGGGAAAATGCCAAGAAAGCAGAAGATGCAGCAAATGAAGTGTCATTAAAAGCGAAAGAGGCAGAAGAAGAGGTAAACAATAATTGGGGTaacgaagagaaaaaggcaGACATAACCAATAAAGTGAACCATGTGAAGGAAAAGACATCAGGATCAATTAATGCATCGGAAGGCGCGAACAGGGCAAAGGAAGTAGCAGAAATAGCATTAAAGGTTGTACATGCAGAagtggaaaatattaaagcaaaaaaggcagtcacagcagcaggagcagcaaaagatgatgcaaaaaaagcagtCGAATCAGCAGAGAAATCAACAAAGGAAGCAGAATCAGCGGAGGAAGACGCGGAAACAgcgaaggaagaaggaaaggaagcagaaaaaaaagcacaagaGGCAGTGGACAACGCACATGCAGCGCAAgcacaattaaaaatagcagaagaagaattgGAGACAGCTAAGGGAGCCACGTCAATGGAAACATTGATCCAAGCTAAAACGAAAGCCCTCGCGGCGGTAGAAGAAGCAATTACGAAAGCCCAGGCAGCGGAAGCTGCAGCTaacgaagcaaaaaataatgcagCGAAAGCCGCAGAAGCTGCtgagaaagcaaaaaaggcagcagAAGAATCAGCCACAAAGAAAGAACATAAAATTCtagaaattgtaaaaaagtaCTCCAAAGAAGGTTACAATGGAGTCGATAATGACGAACAGGTGCTAAACGAAATTGAGGAACAGGGAAacgaagagaaggaagaagaggaggaagaagacgcAGATCATATAGTACCGAAAGATGTAGAAATAGGGGATGAtaacgaggaagaagaggaggaggaagaagaagagggggaggaagaagaggaggaagaagaagaagtgaaggaagacgaagaagtgaaggaagagaaagaaacCAAAGAGGAAGGACAAGCGCAAAGCAGTGCACACAAGAGCAGTGTAGCTGAgttagaaaatgaaaaaaaacaatccaAAGAAGAGAATGATAAACCACCAAGTGACAACAACGCCCACACGCTGCTCGAAGATaactataaaaattttatggactttaaaaaaaaaactgaagggatgaccaaaaatataattaaaacaaTTGACGGGGACACAGAAGTCCTAGACACGCTAAAGGATTTCGCGAATGATGTGGatctgttcattttgaacTTGTAA